GCCCTGCTGGTGCTGGTCTCGCTGCTCGGGGTGGCGGGCGAGTCGGCGACGAAGAGCATCCTGGACAACCTCAAGAAGCTCACCCCCGGCCCGGCCCGCGACATCGTCACGGACGCGGTCGAGCAATTGCAGGGCGCCGGGGGCACCGGTTCCGTCCTGGCCGTGGTCGGTCTGCTGGGCGCACTGTGGTCCGCGTCGGGATATGTCGCGGCGTTCATCCGCAGTTCCAACGCCGTCTACGACATGCCCGAAGGCCGCTCGGTGTGGAAGCTCACCCCGCTGCGGCTGGTGCTGACCGTGGTGCTGGTGACCCTGGCCTGCGCCAGTGCGCTGATCGTGGTGTTCACCGGCGGCCTCGCCCGGCAGGCCGGCACCGCCCTGGGAATCGGTGACACCGCCGTGACGGTGTGGTCGATCGCCAAGTGGCCGGTCCTGGTCCTCCTGGTCACCGTCATGATCGCGATCCTGTACTGGGCGGCGCCGAACGCGAAGAGCCGAGGCTTCAAGTGGGTCACCCCCGGCAGTTTCCTGGCCCTGGTGATCTGGATGATCGCCTCGGCGGGATTCGCGCTGTACGTGGCGAACTTCGCCTCCTACAACAAGACCTACGGCACCCTGGCCGGGATGATCGTCTTCCTGGTGTGGCTGTGGATCACCAACCTGGCGATCCTGCTGGGCCTGGAGTTCGACGCGGAGCTGTCCCGCGAGCGCGCGATCATCGGTGGTCACCCCCAGGACGAGGAGCCCTACGTCGAGCCCCGTGACACCGGCAAGTGGAGCGAGAAGGACCGGAGGGAGGCGGGCGGCACCTGACGTCCGCCCGACACCCAAAAGGCCGGGAGCCGGAATAGCCACCCCGCACACGAGGTTGTGGGCAGGCACGACACCCCGTCGCCAGGCCTCTGGAAGGACTCCCATGAAGATCGGCATCATCGGCGCCGGCAACATCGGCGGCAACCTCACACGACGGCTCACCGCTCTCGGCCATGACGTCTCCGTCGCCAACTCACGCGGCCCGCACACCCTCACCGCCCTCGCCGAGGAGACCGGTGCCACCCCGGTCACCGCGGCGGAGGCGGCGCGCGGCGCCGCGGTCGTCGTGGTCACCGTGCCCCTCAAGGCCGTACCGGCCCTGCCGTCCGGGCTGTTCGACGAGGCCGCGGAGGATGTCGTGGTCATCGACACCGGCAACTACTACCCCAAGGAGAGGGACGGCCGGATCGCCGCCATCGAGGACGGCCTGACGGAGAGCCGCTGGACCGAGCAGCACCTCGGCCACCCCGTCATCAAGGCGTTCAACGGTACCTACGCGCAGGACATCCTCGACAAGCCCCGGCCCCAGGGCCACCCCGAGCGGATCGCCGTGCCGGTGGCGGGCGACGACGAGACCGCCAAGAAAGCCGTCCGCGACCTCATCGACGAGCTCGGCTTCGACACCGTCGACGCCGGCGGCATCGACGACTCCTGGCGCCAGCAGCCCGACACACCCGTCTACGGCCTGCGAGCCGGCACCGAAGCGGTCGGCAAGGCCATCGACGAGGCGTCCCGGGAGCGGCCGGAGGCGTTCAGGGCGTAGCGGGGGCGCAGCCCGCCGCACCCGTGCCCGGCTGCCTCTTACACAGAGCGGATTTCCAACTGCACCTTTCTGGGGGCAGAGGACGAGGCAGGCATCCGGACGAAGCACTTGGTGGTGGAGCTGGGATCCAGGATCGCCAGAGTTCGATGGGCGGCCTGTCCCTTGCCGAGGCCCTCGGTTACCTTGCCGTCCAGCCGGATGGCGTTGAGGCCGCTGATGCCGAGGGCGGAGGAACTGCCGTACTCGATGACCGACTTGCGGCCGTCGGCGTAGTGGACGACCTCTCCTGCGGTGACGTCGTCCAGCCCAAGACACGAGGCGCGCGAGAACGCCACGAAGTGGCCGGTGGCCGGCGCGGCCTCACCAGGGCCGGTGGTGCAGGTGTACTGGGCGCGGCTCTCGAAATGAGCCGGCTTCGGCACCAGGCCCACACCGGTGCCGGCGGAGCGGCATTCCTGCCCTGTGCAGCCGCGATCACGAATCCACGCCTGCCGAACATGCGCATTCTTCCGGGGTACCTCTGGGAGATCGACAACGCTGTTTCTGGGCTCTGACTGCCCCTGAGGAAAGCACAGTTGCCTCAGGCGGGGTGCCGCCTTCGACCCGCTGCTCACCCTCGGGAGGTACTCCGGCTGATGAAGCCACCGGAGGCCTGATCACCTCGCAGGGGTCCACGCTCGATGAGCATGGGCCCCTGATGCTCCGCTCCCCCGCCGTCGTCCGGGCCGGCCGCCGTCAGTGATTCGCCCGCCGTGGCCCGTGAGGGGCCGAGGTGGGTGAGCGACGCCCACAGCACCGGCATGGCCGGGTGCGCGTCGCGGAGTTCACGGGTCGCCGCGTGCAGGGCGAACGCCGGGTCCGTGGTGCCGGAGGTGAGGCTGGTGTAGAACAAGGTCGCGAATCTCTCGGCGATGTCGTCGACGATGGGCCACAGCGTCCCGATGACGTGCCGGGCCCCGGCGGTCTGGAAGGCCGAGGCGATGTGGATGGCTTCGTCCGCCAGTTCCGTACCGGTCTGGCTGGTGCCACAGCCCGAGAGGACCACGAGACGGACCGCGTCCAAGGGCGTCCGGCAGATGTCACGGACCGGGGCCAGACGGTCCGTGAGCAGCAGGCCGCTGTTGAGCGGGTGATCGAGGTCGCTTGTGGCGTGGCAGGCGAAGTGCGCCCAGCGGCGCGTGGGGAGAGCGCGGCGGACGGCGGCCCAGGTGGCCTGTCGGCCGGAGAGCAGTCGGGCGTCGGGGAAACGGGTCGTCAGGAACCGTGCTTCCCTCTCGGCACCCGGCAGGGCCGGTGCTCCTGAGGCGTTCGGCAGGACGACGAGCGGATCCGGGGCCCGGCCGGGCGGACCGTCGGGCGCGGTCGTCCGCTCCGCGGCACCGAGGAGGAGGTCGCGCACCGTCGTCGTGCAGGAGGACACGACGCGGTCCATGACGGTCCTCGACGGTTCGTCGGCGGCAGCCGGTCCGTGGTGGCCGGCGGCGTGGAGCGGCAGCAGGGAGAGAAGTCCGGTCGGGCACCAGAAGAGACGTGGCCAGGGTTCGTCTTCGCGGGGCGCACGGTCGTGGCCCAGTTCGCGCAGGACGGGCTCGGCCATGGCGTCCCACAGCCATGCGAGCGTGTGCAGGACGGTCTGCTGCCGCGCGACGCGGCTCTCGAAGCCGCCGCCTTGGCCCTGTATCCGTACCGCGCCGAGGAAGTGGTTCACTCGGTCGTGGACCGCCTGGGCCTCCAGGCCGGGCAGGGGGACGACGCGGAGGCCGCCCGCGGTGAGGATGAGGGCGTCGGACCGGTACCGGCTGACGTTCACGACGACGACCGGGCCGTCCCTTCCCGCC
The window above is part of the Streptomyces syringium genome. Proteins encoded here:
- a CDS encoding YihY/virulence factor BrkB family protein, whose protein sequence is MAPMWQHRRGNAQPRDGRGASGDDGKSTGPGQGAGPDPQVEREAPDDPTALGKKSWWAVLRRTVAEFKDDELADRAAALTYYAVLALFPALLVLVSLLGVAGESATKSILDNLKKLTPGPARDIVTDAVEQLQGAGGTGSVLAVVGLLGALWSASGYVAAFIRSSNAVYDMPEGRSVWKLTPLRLVLTVVLVTLACASALIVVFTGGLARQAGTALGIGDTAVTVWSIAKWPVLVLLVTVMIAILYWAAPNAKSRGFKWVTPGSFLALVIWMIASAGFALYVANFASYNKTYGTLAGMIVFLVWLWITNLAILLGLEFDAELSRERAIIGGHPQDEEPYVEPRDTGKWSEKDRREAGGT
- a CDS encoding NADPH-dependent F420 reductase — protein: MWAGTTPRRQASGRTPMKIGIIGAGNIGGNLTRRLTALGHDVSVANSRGPHTLTALAEETGATPVTAAEAARGAAVVVVTVPLKAVPALPSGLFDEAAEDVVVIDTGNYYPKERDGRIAAIEDGLTESRWTEQHLGHPVIKAFNGTYAQDILDKPRPQGHPERIAVPVAGDDETAKKAVRDLIDELGFDTVDAGGIDDSWRQQPDTPVYGLRAGTEAVGKAIDEASRERPEAFRA